DNA from Branchiostoma floridae strain S238N-H82 chromosome 15, Bfl_VNyyK, whole genome shotgun sequence:
TGTAGagaatttatccagttgctcAAGTTATTTATGATATGTAATGTTCTACCTGAATGGCTAAACTGTATCACAATTCATTCAATACTTACTAAGACACTTTTCTGGTAGCTTTTAGCAATACCTTTTGTTGGTGCATAGAGAGCAGCAGTAGTAGCAGTAATATCCATTAtttgctgctgggatccctgacacacgggtaggcagcagtcggctagtcttcacaggTATCGTGCTTCTATGCTACTCTGTCCACTGGGCTCACCCTAGCTAGTTATTAGACCACACCTTGATGTCCCTCCTGATGTGATGCCCACAGCAGAAAGTTGTATGTAAACGAAATAttaaatttcagttttttttctttgtacagaagAGAACGTGAAGGCCAGTCTGCAGCAAACAAACTCCTAGTACCCAAGACACCCACCTCTGCAGATGCCGAACCAGAATACGAGCTGAAACACACCTTCCGCCGGCTGTGCTCTGAGGTCGCAGGCTTCATATTCGTGGTGGACGCATCACTAGGGATAGACCATGGTGAGTATATGGAGCATGGTGATACAAATGTAACTAAAGAGTATGGGACGCTGTGAACATTATGTGAGGTGTAAAGCTTAAAACTGGACAAAGTTCTGTATCTGAATGCATGTGTTATCTAGAAGAGTATAGGGTGAACCGGTGTGCTTGGCCGTAAAGGTGAGCCGTAAATCTGCCGCGTTGTGCCACTAAAAGTGTCATGTTTTGTCGTCTTTCTGAAGTCGACCCTTTTTGCCTTTTACATGTTTAATAAACTGTAGGGCCTGCACAGCAGAATTTCTTGGTGTTTCTCTTATGAGGATAAGATGTTACAAGTTGATAGgggaaattttttttcagtaagcaaaaaaattaaaggGTATACTACAGGCGTATGTGATGCTTTGTTTGTTGGTATCAACTGGTGACAACTCATTTGCTTGGAAGGCAATCATAATTCTTTCTGACAAGTTTCTTTGATCTGTTATGATAACACTGTAGACCCTTTtgtaactgttttgtttttatcttctCCTGTAGTTGAGTCAGGATTAGCAGAGCTGCAGGCCATGACTGACCAGCGCTGGACTCCGGCCTCCACCCCAGTCCTGGTGCTGTCCTGTGTCCCAGGGGAGGGGGAGACCAGACTGACCTGTATCAAGGTTATGGAAGCCTTACAGCTGGGGAGCATGACCAGACCATGGCAGGTAAACATACAGGCCAAATTCTCTCTGCATCTTCAATGTTTATGGTACATCTCTGTATACAAAAGGGTAGTAAAAAATGCTTAAGTCCCAAAACCcttatgttccaacacccctatgcTCTAGATCTGACCACTACATGTTCTAACATCCCCTTACATCAACTCATGGTACATACAGTACAGGTGTCAGAACATTGGGGTGTAGGAATATAGAAGTGGTCCCTATGTAGGTCTTTGTTTAGAGGTGATGACTTGTAGTTGAGTTTGTCTGTATGTTACTATGTGTGATGGGAAACAGTCTtcatgacattgtgtttattCTTGTAGGTGCAGAACGCAGTGGCAGGAAGTCTGCAGGATGTAGATACGGGTGTCGAGTGGCTCATGAACAATATGCAGGGTACGTGATGTCCTGTGCTCAAAAACTCTGTGTCACTGTCTACTAACTGTCAAATACTGTACGTTTGTTGGTACTCAAAGCATACATTTGCAATTGAGGCAATGGTACTTAAATGTTTTTGATGTAAAAAATTACAAGATTTACTGTACAAAAAGGAACATCAACCATTAACAATGtaagcaaatactgtaaatgaaggAGACTTGAGTCTTGACTTGACCAATTTATTTCCTTTTGTTTGCTAGATTGACTTCCCTAAAAAATCTGAATGCTATAGAACAATAGATTACTAGTAGTAGATTCTGAAATGGTTTGGTGTTCTTGCCTTGGGACCAAGCAATTGTTAATAAATGATTCTGGTTatctttttgtactgttgttttcaTCTTATATACAAGGTAACAAAGATGTATTATGTTCTTGTATGTCCAAAGTTATTTTTAAATACTATTGACAAAACTTACCatgactactagtacatgtatatgactcTGATAAAAGAACTAGAAATAGTTAATGTCAGtgacagaaatgtacaaaatgttcttCTCATTACATGGAATGTAACGGAAGGTTGTCATAAGAATTCCTTTACTGCAGTAGATATATAACTACCCTTATATGTAATATACTGTATATAGATAACAATGTTATTCTGAGAAATGTCTCTCTATACTGtataattttgtacattgtatataacacATCATGATGTCTTCATAATAAATGGTACTGTGCTATCTCTCTTGCAGCAGTGCCAATTGCTAAGCAAAAATTCTTTCAAGTGTCCATCGTTTATTACAGAGTTACTAATAATGATAATACTAATAGTACTCcagtgatgatgataattacAAGATATAAAATACAACTCAAATGGCAAAACTCTAATATATTACAACTCTCTACACAAACAACATGAAAAAATGGAATTATTTTTTTGGATTTTtcatcatttgaaaaaaaaatgcacataaaatgttacattttaaaaGTCACAGGGAGCTAGATAAACCTTTCTCACAGTTAACTTTGGTCAGATTGTAAGATATATTAGATTATTACAGATTCAGACCAACTCTCATTTATGTATCCCATTGGTATACCATCAGACTTATCATTAATATTTGTAGTATGCTATTATGCTATATGGCTTATTTACATCGTTGAGCACCACTACCATTCTGTTGAGGTGACCGAtatgtaaataaaacaaaactctCTTAAGTAATTGAAACAAATTTCATTGGTAAGTGTATTTTGTAAGCTTTacacattttgttgtcttttaaatcatacttcaaCTTCATGGATCATATTCCAATCATGCAGTTATAGCGATAAAAGAATACAGATTATACAGATTTAATTTGGGTCATTGAACGGTCTCCATTCAGCGATGAGCCTAAAACTAACGCAACTGCTGCTCTTATAAAAAAGGCATGCTCTACCAAATCAGCACCatgctttttttacattatgataTAGACTGAGATATGTTCTTGAATGTGCAAGTTAGAAGGTCTCTCCCATGATTTAGTCAATTCCTTAATTAGTACATTCACAAACATAACTAAGCCCATTCGAAAGATTAAACATTTTTAATTAATCCTCGTTTACAATCACAGCCGCATGGTGAGAACACACTGTCCTTGACAGGTAACAAATAAATATCTATAAATTACGTAGAGCTACTTTCATGTGTATGGTGTAACATTAATGAATTTCCAATTACTGACTGGCGTTGTAAATGTGTATCAGTCTTAGATCAGAAAATGAAATTATGTGGCCATTCcttaatgtattgtattgtgttacTTGGCCACTTTTGCTGTACTGCATTTGTTATAATGTATAGTATTGACATGTCTATTTCAAGACCAAGTCTAAACAAAGCCCTCGGCTTCTCTGTCTATTCTAAGCTTAGATCTACAGTCCATATTCTTCAAGGTGGTGTCATTTAATATGTGTTGTCAGCCGGtatcaactttgaaagtagGTTGCTTCTTACAGGTCTTCTTGCTTGTCGATATCGGCGTACTGGAATTCTTCATGTATCTCCATGTTCATGTACGGCTGTGGGGAACAACAGATAGATGATAACACAACCAATAGTTATCTtagaaatatcaatatttgttCATGATGCTAGATAAACTTTGTTGTAATTGGTCGCCATTATCATGATCATCTGGACATTGATAAATCAATAAAGTGAATTCCATAAACCCCGGGCCAATAACATAACGTCTATCATGACTGTAGAATCTGCCATCTCTCACTGTGATATTCAAGCTTAGTATatggcagggctctagccagcccgaaatttttttccgtcagccaatttccATTGTCGCGAgcacactattccaggagttagagagactgaactgagaccttgaaaacgggttttaatgagattatcgtatgcaaaagggcaccgacacacattgtcaagaatcgtaacaatagcaaaacagtgtgtggcttttacagctgtggacagcgtccccaagcagcctgtagcttccaccaaagagctttcatcagattcttgtccgtcaaggttgacggattgattttaaaattttttcgtcacacacagcaaatttccgtcaattgacggaaaaacggacgctggctagagccctggtataTGTTCTAGTAGATAATGTTAGTAAACCCCAACAGCACTATCCATTAATAGCTCACATGTTTGCAGCTACTGTACCTTCCTGGCTTGTAACATCTTGTTGAGAGCCACGCAGATCTGTGCGAAGGGAGGGCGGTCATACGGGCGGTCACGCCAGCACTGCCGCATCAGCTGATACCTGAAGCAGAGAGTAGTCTTAAATACTAGATAAGaattacagaaaataaacaatGGTAGTACAGTCACGTCATAAATTTCTTAAccatttacatgattgtatggtGTGCGAGGCTGTCCCAGCATTACTGAGTGGCTATAGACGGGTTTACCGAAAAGGCTAAGCTGTGTACCTGACCTGTCTACTTGGCCTGTCtagctgggctggctatcatGCCAGGCTTCATTTGAACTCTGAACAGTTTCTCTTTGGAGATATATAAGATATGATAGGAACCTAGTAAATTCTGAGTGGTTGTCTTGGTCCTGACTCCacttgttgtttatttatgtttttttagaCAACTTTAACATAAACAAAGTGAAACAAAACTTGAACTTACAGGTCGTCGTCACAGTTGAGGGGTTGTTCCATCCGGTAGCCCTGGGGCAGtctttcaaacagctctttGCAGGTCATGCCGCAGTATGGGGTTCCACCTGGACATTTCACATTAACAAATTTCAGTCAGCTGAGGAATCAATCTACTCTCACTTaacaatagttcacctttatctgggggtaacctgtatctgttttcttaaaacaaggtatttagggaaatcgatatcaagtcaacagtttgcagtttgaaaaccaCTGTCTGTCCCTGAATACTCTGGTCCttggaaaaaggtgaactagctttgcaAAATATAATTGTCACCACAGTAATGATATTTACGATAGTTACCATATGAATGCAGACATTGTGAGAATTTCTTTTCCATAGCAGTCAAAATGCTTGGAAAAGGTCTGTCAAAATATATCTTATGTTACAAATTAAGAagacaaaaaagacaaaaagtttTAAGATGTTGATGCTTACCTAATGTTATGATCTCCCACAGCAGAATTCCATAGGACCACCTGTCAAAGATACAAGTGTCCAGTTACTTCAATAACTGTCATGCTAAAACACTTGAATCTTCTACATTTTATGACAACCATGTGACGTCAACAAAAATGAAACCATTGAATGTATAGGACCTATGCATTGTGTGCATTAATGGGTAGTTTGATGATTAATTGAAACAAgaactcacacgtcgctcttgGTGGTGTATACACTGTAAGTCAGAGACTCCACTGCCATCCACCTTACTGGCAAGCGACCCTGGAATAATCATCAACATAATAATAAGGAATGGAATAATGAGGAATGGAATGTAAAATATATAAGAGAGAACAGACTCCAAGATGTAGAATTGTAGATACACGTGACTGATCATTCCAAAAAGTTCTTAAACGCTTGTGGGTAGGTAATTTACCATGGTTGTCTTGACGTAGACGTTTTCTCCGCGGGAGAGGCCAAAGTCCGACACCTTGGCGACCATGTGTTCTCCCACCAAGACATTCCTTGCTGCCAGGTCACGATGGATGCACTGGAAGAGCAGATATGGAATGTATTACAATGCTCAACAACTATGAAAATTTCAATATGATATATCCTACCTAGAATGATGTTTAAGCTGTCTGTAGTGAAAGCTACAGTATGAGTGTGAATGGCTTTATTGAGAGACAAACTCAGAGTCTAACACTAGCagcccaggggctgaattgttgttagactttacatacacaatgttaaacttggcatacatatacaaatcagCCAACGATCTGGTATACAAAATAATCTGGCatacaatagaataaaatatcataatcgAATTGGAAAAAGGCAAGCTAGATAAAACTGCTCTAATTCAAGAGGAGTAAACCTTTCCATATCACCAAAATTCCAACAAATAAACcagcaaaaaacaaacaatactcTGCAATGTCATTATCATGATGTACATGAAAAGGTATGCTTGGTTTTTAAGTAAAAATCCTCTCAGAGTCCATTGCTATGTTGAAAGAGTTAACCTTTTTGAAATGTTATGAATCTGTAATGTTAGTATGATCTCGGATTTGCAGACAAGCCTGGCTAGCCTGCCTGGCGCAGGCCTTTCTGCAGACCCATATAATCTTACCCCCTTCTCGCTGAGGAACTTCATCCCCCTAGCCACATCTATAGCCATCTGCAGCAGCTGTTCACATGACAGAGCGCACGCCATGTTGGTCTTCTGTGCGTAGTCTGGGTCCGTGTCTAACGTCCGGCTGGACCGCAGCACTTCCAGCAGGCTTCCATAGGGGGCGTACTCGGTGGCCACTAGGAGCTGATCTGAGTGACACAATggatgtagaaaaaaaacacactcaAAATATGGGAATAACCAATGAATAGACATAAAGAACATACATTCAAATGAAATAGGAATCATTACAGACCGTTATGAGCAATGCCTACATAATCTGCTTTAAAACAACATGGAGACATGAACGTTAATATATTTGTATTGCTGTTATAACAGATGTATCCCTACCTCCAACATGGCATGCTCCTATCAGGTTGATCACATTTGGATGTGGTCCTATCTTGCACATGATGTCGAGCTCTCCAATGAAATCCTTCCGATCATTGTCAGTTGCACCCTCTGAGGACAAAGGAAAATGATACGTTAGTTTGAACATAcagtgcctgtccttggtgctgaaagggCATGTCGTTGTGCATAGACTGTGCTTGGCTATAGCTGATACAGTAGATAGATAATTTTGGCATGGTAGCCTTGTGATTAGTGTTGTTGAACATAAGGGGTGCTAAAATCCCTAGCTTAAGTCCCAATGTCGTACCCTTGGGAAAGAtattttagcctggtatccagccgtaattatagctcccgagtctcttctctcctcttNNNNNNNNNNNNNNNNNNNNNNNNNNNNNNNNNNNNNNNNNNNNNNNNNNNNNNNNNNNNNNNNNNNNNNNNNNNN
Protein-coding regions in this window:
- the LOC118431263 gene encoding tyrosine-protein kinase receptor Tie-1-like isoform X1, which gives rise to MVSYRRRRKRRRVSQNVEMRMLPKGSYFTNVDSATEVKQDYWVIPCEDLMLEGQILGEGNFGQVMKATIKKGDRRVKAAIKVLKEGATDNDRKDFIGELDIMCKIGPHPNVINLIGACHVGDQLLVATEYAPYGSLLEVLRSSRTLDTDPDYAQKTNMACALSCEQLLQMAIDVARGMKFLSEKGCIHRDLAARNVLVGEHMVAKVSDFGLSRGENVYVKTTMGRLPVRWMAVESLTYSVYTTKSDVWSYGILLWEIITLGGTPYCGMTCKELFERLPQGYRMEQPLNCDDDLYQLMRQCWRDRPYDRPPFAQICVALNKMLQARKPYMNMEIHEEFQYADIDKQEDL
- the LOC118431263 gene encoding tyrosine-protein kinase receptor Tie-1-like isoform X2; the encoded protein is MVSYRRRRKRRRVSQNVEMRMLPKGSYFTNVDSATEVKQDYWVIPCEDLMLEGQILGEGNFGQVMKATIKKGDRRVKAAIKVLKEGATDNDRKDFIGELDIMCKIGPHPNVINLIGACHVGDQLLVATEYAPYGSLLEVLRSSRTLDTDPDYAQKTNMACALSCEQLLQMAIDVARGMKFLSEKGCIHRDLAARNVLVGEHMVAKVSDFGLSRGENVYVKTTMGRLPVRWMAVESLTYSVYTTKSDVWSYGILLWEIITLGGTPYCGMTCKELFERLPQGYRMEQPLNCDDDLYQLMRQCWRDRPYDRPPFAQICVALNKMLQARKVQ